Proteins found in one Candidatus Bathyarchaeota archaeon genomic segment:
- a CDS encoding NAD(P)/FAD-dependent oxidoreductase, with amino-acid sequence MLDRVVVVGAGVVGLSIARVLSALEGLEVVVVEKEADVGWGASKANTGIIHSGYDDDPVKYPNRARLAVKGNRLWTTWAEQLSIPVDWCGSLVLARSLEDRRVLRKLLARGIRNGVPALRILDGEEVRALEPMVSEDVVEALWSPTAGVLSPYEATVALAENCVENGVKILTETLVKGVRVKGGSVEGVETSRGFIGARWVVNAAGLYADEIARMAGVSDYTITPRRGEYLVFDKDAGPKPSRILFPSPTPVSKGVVVETTVAGNLMIGPNAVDLPRDAKEETYTTKEGLAYVWREASKLVKKLPGKREVIRVFSGLRPQPSGGDFIVRVLEEPEGFVEAAGMRSPGLAAAPAVALEILRLMRLNGLDHGFKKRWKAERRAGLRIMGLGWDMLEKTVPRNPSYGRVVCWCEGVTEGEVVDAIRRGAKTIDGVKFRTRAGMGRCQGAFCRLRIAAILARELGKPIWSITVKGTGSELGVGDVKSLLEGEDVAD; translated from the coding sequence ATGCTGGATAGGGTGGTCGTGGTCGGAGCCGGGGTCGTGGGCTTAAGCATCGCTAGGGTCCTATCCGCTTTAGAAGGGCTCGAGGTCGTGGTGGTTGAGAAAGAGGCTGACGTAGGCTGGGGGGCGAGTAAGGCAAACACAGGTATAATCCACTCAGGCTACGACGACGACCCGGTTAAGTACCCGAACAGGGCGAGGCTGGCCGTTAAGGGGAACAGGCTGTGGACGACCTGGGCTGAGCAGCTTAGCATACCGGTCGACTGGTGCGGCTCCCTCGTGCTCGCCAGAAGCTTGGAGGACCGTAGGGTTTTGAGGAAGCTTCTCGCTAGGGGTATCAGAAACGGTGTTCCAGCCCTCAGGATACTGGACGGCGAGGAGGTTAGGGCGCTAGAGCCTATGGTCTCCGAGGACGTGGTCGAGGCCCTGTGGTCCCCCACTGCAGGCGTCTTATCTCCCTACGAGGCCACGGTCGCCTTAGCCGAAAACTGCGTCGAAAACGGGGTTAAAATACTCACCGAAACCCTGGTGAAGGGGGTTAGGGTTAAAGGCGGCTCCGTCGAGGGTGTGGAGACGAGCCGTGGCTTCATAGGTGCCAGGTGGGTCGTGAACGCGGCTGGGCTTTACGCGGACGAGATAGCTAGGATGGCTGGCGTGAGCGACTATACCATAACGCCTAGGAGGGGGGAGTACCTTGTCTTCGATAAAGACGCCGGTCCGAAGCCTTCTAGGATACTTTTCCCGAGCCCCACACCGGTGAGCAAGGGGGTGGTGGTCGAGACCACGGTCGCCGGAAACCTTATGATAGGCCCCAACGCGGTCGACCTCCCCAGGGACGCTAAGGAGGAGACCTACACCACTAAGGAGGGGCTGGCCTACGTCTGGAGGGAGGCCTCTAAGCTCGTCAAGAAGCTTCCGGGTAAGAGAGAGGTGATAAGGGTCTTCAGCGGCTTGAGACCTCAACCCTCCGGGGGAGACTTCATAGTGAGGGTTCTCGAAGAGCCTGAGGGGTTTGTGGAAGCGGCTGGCATGAGGTCTCCTGGGCTAGCCGCCGCCCCGGCTGTGGCCTTGGAAATCCTCAGACTCATGAGGCTGAACGGTCTGGATCACGGCTTCAAGAAGAGGTGGAAAGCCGAGAGGAGGGCTGGGTTGAGGATCATGGGTCTCGGCTGGGATATGCTTGAGAAGACCGTTCCGAGAAACCCCTCCTACGGTAGGGTCGTCTGCTGGTGTGAGGGTGTCACGGAGGGCGAGGTTGTAGACGCCATAAGGAGAGGCGCTAAGACCATAGACGGCGTCAAGTTTAGGACGAGAGCGGGTATGGGGCGGTGTCAAGGAGCCTTCTGTAGACTGAGGATAGCCGCGATACTGGCTAGGGAGCTTGGAAAACCCATCTGGAGCATCACGGTTAAAGGGACGGGTTCGGAGCTCGGGGTCGGAGACGTAAAAAGCCTCCTCGAGGGTGAGGACGTTGCCGACTAG
- the glpK gene encoding glycerol kinase GlpK — protein MDEECILTIDAGTSSVRAILWDSGGRQIASSRRGFTQIYPRPGWVEHNPKEIWEAALTVSRDVLRSLPEGRRVSCLGVTNQRETSVLWDRRNGKPVYNAIVWQDKRTADMVEELRRESYGFLKERTGLVPDSYFSAVKVKWMLENLRGIRERVRKGEVLFGTIDTFLIWRLTSGRVHATDPSNASRTMMFNIHRLEWDREILEALGIPEDLLPEVKPSSYVYGYTSESVLGVEAPISGDLGDQQAALFGQTCFKAGEGKCTYGTGNFILVNLGQRPKLSEELLSTVAWQIDGSATYALEGSIFVTGAAVQWLIEGLGIASTPEEVSRLASSVEDTGGVYFVPALAGIGAPHWDQYARGLLIGITRRTFKSHVARAVLESIAFRVREVLEASKREGLELRELKVDGGASRNDFLMQLQADIAGIPVVRPKVLETTSLGVAFAAGLAVDVWDSLDELRRVWSLDRVFYPSMSVERRERLYSTWRKAVERSMGWARYAG, from the coding sequence ATGGATGAAGAGTGTATACTTACGATAGACGCAGGCACGAGTAGTGTCAGGGCGATCCTGTGGGATTCCGGTGGTAGGCAGATAGCCTCCTCCCGGAGAGGGTTCACCCAGATATACCCGAGGCCTGGCTGGGTCGAGCATAACCCCAAAGAGATATGGGAAGCTGCTTTAACCGTTTCGAGGGATGTCTTAAGGTCTCTTCCAGAGGGTCGTAGGGTCTCCTGCCTCGGGGTTACAAATCAGAGGGAGACCTCCGTCCTCTGGGATAGAAGAAACGGCAAACCGGTGTACAATGCTATAGTCTGGCAGGACAAACGGACCGCCGACATGGTGGAAGAGCTGAGGAGGGAATCCTACGGCTTTCTAAAGGAGAGGACCGGGCTGGTCCCAGACTCCTACTTCAGCGCCGTCAAGGTCAAGTGGATGCTCGAAAACCTAAGAGGCATACGTGAGAGGGTCAGGAAGGGGGAGGTTCTCTTCGGAACCATAGATACGTTCCTCATATGGAGGCTTACCTCGGGTAGGGTTCATGCGACAGACCCTAGCAACGCCTCTAGAACCATGATGTTTAACATCCATAGGCTGGAGTGGGACCGGGAGATACTCGAAGCGCTCGGAATACCGGAGGACCTGTTACCGGAGGTTAAGCCGTCTAGCTACGTCTACGGCTACACCTCTGAGAGTGTTTTAGGCGTCGAGGCTCCGATAAGCGGTGACCTCGGCGACCAGCAAGCCGCCTTATTCGGTCAGACATGCTTCAAGGCCGGTGAGGGGAAGTGCACATACGGGACCGGGAACTTCATACTGGTCAACCTAGGTCAGAGACCTAAGCTTTCAGAGGAGCTTCTATCTACGGTGGCCTGGCAGATAGATGGGTCGGCTACCTATGCGCTTGAGGGAAGTATATTCGTGACGGGAGCCGCGGTTCAGTGGCTTATAGAGGGGCTCGGCATCGCGTCGACGCCGGAGGAGGTCAGTAGGCTAGCCTCATCCGTCGAGGACACGGGCGGGGTTTACTTCGTCCCCGCCCTAGCCGGGATCGGGGCGCCTCACTGGGATCAATACGCTAGAGGCCTCCTAATAGGCATCACCAGGAGGACCTTTAAGAGCCACGTCGCCAGAGCGGTCTTAGAGTCTATAGCTTTCAGGGTTAGAGAGGTGCTCGAGGCCTCTAAGAGGGAGGGTTTGGAGCTTAGAGAGCTTAAGGTCGACGGAGGGGCTTCTAGAAACGACTTCCTTATGCAGCTTCAGGCGGACATAGCCGGGATACCTGTGGTCAGGCCTAAGGTCTTGGAGACGACGTCCCTAGGCGTTGCGTTCGCCGCGGGGTTAGCCGTCGACGTTTGGGATAGCCTAGACGAGCTCAGGAGGGTTTGGTCCCTGGACAGGGTCTTCTACCCGTCCATGAGCGTGGAGAGGAGGGAGAGGCTTTACTCGACTTGGAGGAAGGCCGTCGAGAGGTCTATGGGGTGGGCTAGGTATGCTGGATAG